The following coding sequences are from one Tachysurus vachellii isolate PV-2020 chromosome 7, HZAU_Pvac_v1, whole genome shotgun sequence window:
- the psmb5 gene encoding proteasome subunit beta type-5: MALANLLKSECADFEQPFSFGCGFNDTNLGFGEPSGDRLNFAVKPFEGEEDGIERKIEFLHGTTTLAFKFQHGVIVAVDSRATAGSYIASQTVKKVIEINPYLLGTMAGGAADCSFWERLLARQCRIYELRNKERISVAAASKLLANMVYQYKGMGLSMGTMVCGWDKRGPGLYYVDSEGNRVCGDMFAVGSGSMYAYGVLDSGHRSDLTIEEACELGRRAIYQATYRDAYSGGQVNLYRVHSEGWERVSEDNVLDLHYQYKSQKA, from the exons ATGGCGCTGGCTAATCTGctgaagagtgagtgtgcggATTTTGAACAGCCTTTTTCATTCGGCTGTGGATTCAACGACACTAATCTCGGCTTCGGTGAACCTTCAGGTGACCGTCTTAATTTCGCCGTGAAACCTtttgaaggagaagaagatggAATTGAGAGAAAAATTGAGTTTCTTCACGGGACAACAACCTTAGCGTTCAAA TTTCAGCACGGTGTCATCGTAGCGGTGGACTCCCGAGCAACAGCTGGTTCGTATATTGCGTCTCAGACAGTGAAGAAGGTCATCGAGATCAACCCGTACCTGCTGGGCACCATGGCAGGTGGAGCCGCCGACTGCAGTTTCTGGGAGCGCCTTCTGGCTCGGCAGTGTCGCATCTACGAGCTGCGCAACAAAGAGCGCATTTCGGTAGCGGCTGCCTCCAAGCTGTTGGCTAACATGGTGTACCAGTACAAAGGAATGGGTCTGAGCATGGGCACTATGGTCTGTGGCTGGGACAAGAGGGGGCCAG GGCTCTACTACGTGGATTCTGAAGGGAACCGGGTATGTGGCGATATGTTTGCTGTAGGCTCAGGTTCGATGTACGCCTACGGAGTCCTCGACAGTGGCCATCGCAGTGATTTGACCATTGAGGAGGCCTGCGAACTCGGCCGCCGCGCCATCTACCAAGCCACTTACCGTGATGCCTACAGCGGTGGTCAAGTCAACCTTTACCGTGTACACAGTGAAGGATGGGAGAGGGTCTCGGAAGACAATGTACTCGATCTCCATTACCAGTACAAGAGTCAGAAGGCCTAG
- the LOC132848091 gene encoding serine/threonine-protein kinase pim-1-like, whose translation MDKIARILFNGYRFLRRKGLKIRRVAIQQDWCLPLAGLLCSNTPEDEKRDAVIEMGNEFASRGWIYAAHICYVVAHVWLDSRQKFQLIGCDSEPVSNTALREAIERTEVYEYMLFLSSGYGQPDFQVCKFLHACKLHQAGHTSQALDYCDIIAKNWSPGINWQVFNKAFISLSVLQFSNELLTEEKRQKIPERHMNLYKMLQEENPPSSSSDDDEEFFSCESELQDSDEHVSSDYGDLESRYTIEEILGQGCFGIVYSGVRNEDGKEVAIKCINKRRQCKYITIPGETRSLPLEVALMEMVSRPPQCNNIVALLEWFETPTFFILVMERPNNCMDLLQLCKRFQSPLSESMAQLIMLQVVRAARHCCDRGVLHRDIKTGNLLFSPDTFEVKLIDFGCGDLLTDKPYTSYAGTPNYFPPEWISSCKYFGIPATVWGLGILLYFLVVGQMPFVDFNEIVTAQVPFISSLSDECNNLIAWCLNKDPEMRPSFDEILSHNWLGDRIEDPLAPADPT comes from the exons ATGGACAAAATCGCCCGGATCCTCTTCAACGGCTACAGATTTCTGAGGAGAAAGGGTTTAAAA ATCAGACGTGTTGCGATACAGCAGGACTGGTGTCTTCCTCTGGCCGGTCTTTTATGCTCCAATACTCCAGAAGATGAAAAGAGAGACGCTGTCATTGAAATGGGAAACGAGTTCG cctCCAGGGGGTGGATCTATGCAGCACATATCTGCTATGTGGTAGCACATGTGTGGCTGGATTCACGTCAAAAATTTCAACTGATTGGATGTGACag TGAGCCTGTCAGCAATACAGCCTTGAGGGAGGCGATTGAGAGAACTGAGGTCTACGAGTACATGCTGTTTCTGAGCTCAGGATACGGCCAACCGGACTTCCAG GTGTGCAAGTTCCTTCACGCCTGCAAGCTACACCAGGCTGGACATACTTCTCAGGCGCTTGATTACTGCGACATCATCGCAAAA AATTGGTCGCCGGGTATCAACTGGCAAGTTTTCAACAAAGCTTTTATTTCCCTTTCTGTCTTGCAGTTCTCTAATGAGCTGCttacagaagagaagagacaaaaaATACCAGAGAGGCATATGAACCTTTATAAAATGCTCCAAGAAGAAAATCCTCCATCTAGCTcttctgatgatgatgaggagttCTTCTCATGTGAATCTGAGTTGCAGGATTCAGATGAGCATGTTTCTTCAGACTACG gtGACCTTGAGTCACGGTACACTATAGAAGAGATTCTGGGGCAAGGATGCTTTGGCATTGTCTACAGTGGAGTCCGTAATGAAGACGGAAAAGAG GTTGCCATTAAATGTATCAACAAAAGAAGGCAATGCAAATACATCACCATT CCTGGAGAGACACGTAGCCTGCCTCTGGAGGTGGCGTTAATGGAGATGGTGTCAAGGCCTCCTCAATGTAATAACATAGTGGCGCTGCTGGAATGGTTTGAGACGCCTACTTTCTTCATCTTGGTGATGGAGCGACCCAACAACTGCATGGACCTCTTACAATTATGTAAACGTTTTCAAAGTCCGCTGTCTGAATCGATGGCACAACTGATTATGCTTCAGGTGGTTCGAGCTGCTAGACATTGCTGTGATCGAGGAGTTCTTCACCGCGATATCAAGACCGGGAACCTTCTGTTCTCTCCAGATACGTTTGAGGTGAAGTTGATTGACTTTGGCTGCGGTGACCTGCTGACGGACAAGCCCTACACGAGCTATGCAG GCACTCCAAATTACTTCCCTCCTGAGTGGATAAgctcctgtaaatattttggtaTTCCTGCTACCGTCTGGGGTCTGGGTATACTCCTGTATTTCTTGGTTGTTGGACAGATGCCCTTTGTTGATTTTAATGAGATTGTTACAGCACAAGTACCCTTCATTTCTAGTTTGTCTGATG AATGCAACAATCTGATAGCATGGTGCCTGAATAAAGACCCTGAAATGCGTCCAAGTTTTGATGAAATCCTGAGCCACAATTGGCTTGGTGATCGAATTGAAGACCCCTTGGCTCCAG CAGACCCCACCTAG
- the prmt5 gene encoding protein arginine N-methyltransferase 5: MASASTGSRVSCGRDLSCVPEVADTLAAVAKLGFDFLCMPLFHPRFRREYELDPAKSRPGAQTRSDLLLCGRDWNTLIVGKLSPWIDADSELTTERRNSEAALVQELNFCAYLGLPAFMIPLKGAQCANLARVLLNHLHTGHHSSMFWIRVPLLAPEDTREDLIANEPSKQTSDSADSEEKTWGWWHSFRTLCDYNKRICLAIEIDADVPSDAVIDKWLGEPIKAAILPTSIFLTNKKGFPVLSKAHQRIIFRLFKLESQFIFTGSSRHSDKEFRTYLQYLEYLSQNRPAPNAYELFAKGYEDYLQSPLQPLMDNLESQTYEVFEKDPIKYSQYQQAVYKCLLDRVPEEQKETNVQVLMVLGAGRGPLVNASLRAAKQADRKLRVYAVEKNPNAVVTLENWKFEEWGDQVTVISCDMREWTAPEKADMIVSELLGSFGDNELSPECLDGAQHFLKEDGVSIPCSYTSFLAPLSSSKLYNEVRSCRERDKDPECHFETPYVVRLHNFHQLAEPKPCFTFVHPTTDMNNNRYQCLRFSVTCNSVLHGFAGYFETTLYKDVMLSIRPETHSPGMFSWFPILFPLKQPIPLSGGDDVSVKFWRCNNGKKVWYEWAVTEPVCSAIHNPAGRSYTIGL; the protein is encoded by the exons ATGGCGTCCGCCAGCACAGGGAGCAGGGTATCCTGCGGGAGAGATTTAAGTTGTGTTCCCGAGGTAGCGGATACACTGGCCGCAGTCGCAAAACTGGG CTTTGACTTCCTGTGCATGCCCCTCTTCCATCCTCGTTTCCGGAGAGAGTATGAACTGGACCCTGCCAAGTCCAGACCTGGAGCACAAACCCGCTCTGATCTGCTGCTGTGTGGACGCG ACTGGAACACACTTATCGTGGGGAAGCTCTCACCATGGATAGATGCCGACTCCGAGCTGACCACAGAGCGCAGGAACTCCGAAGCA GCCCTGGTACAGGAGTTGAATTTCTGTGCCTACCTAGGGTTACCCGCCTTCATGATTCCTCTGAAGGGTGCACAGTGTGCCAACTTGGCCCGAGTCCTGCTAAACCACTTGCATACCGGACACCATTCTTCCATG TTTTGGATCCGAGTTCCCCTGTTAGCACCCGAGGACACCCGAGAAGACCTCATTGCAAACGAGCCAAGTAAACAAACGTCAGATAGTGCTGACAGTGAAGAGAAAACCTGGGGCTG GTGGCATTCGTTCAGAACTCTTTGTGACTACAACAAAAGGATTTGCCTCG CCATCGAGATCGATGCGGACGTTCCCTCGGACGCCGTGATTGACAAGTGGCTCGGGGAGCCGATCAAAGCTGCCATTCTTCCCACCAGCATATTTCTGACCAATAAGAAAGGATTTCCGGTGCTTTCGAAAGCTCATCAGCGGATTATATTCCGCCTCTTCAAG CTCGAGTCTCAATTTATATTTACCGGGTCAAGTCGTCACAGCGACAAGGAATTCCGCACCTATCTGCAGTACCTAGAATACCTCAGCCAGAACCGGCCAGCACCCAACGCTTATGAGCTTTTTGCCAAGGGATACGAGGATTACCTGCAGTCGCCATTACag CCTCTTATGGATAACTTGGAGTCCCAGACGTATGAggtttttgaaaaagatcccATTAAGTATTCGCAATACCAGCAG GCGGTGTATAAATGTCTGCTAGACAGAGTTCCAGAAGAGCAAAAAGAAACCAATGTACA gGTGCTGATGGTTCTGGGTGCAGGCCGCGGCCCCCTGGTGAACGCCTCACTTCGTGCCGCCAAGCAGGCAGACCGAAAGCTGCGTGTGTATGCTGTCGAAAAGAACCCTAACGCTGTCGTCAC GCTGGAGAACTGGAAGTTCGAAGAATGGGGAGATCAGGTGACCGTTATATCATGTGACATGCGGGAGTGGACCGCTCCGGAGAAAGCTGACATGATTGTCAGCGAGCTTTTAGGGTCTTTTGGTGACAATGAGCTTTCACCCGAGTGCCTTGATGGAGCACAACACTTTCTAAAAG aagATGGAGTAAGCATTCCCTGCTCCTACACCTCGTTTTTGGCACCCCTGTCCTCGTCGAAGCTGTATAACGAAGTGCGAAGCTGTCGGGAACGGGACAAGGACCCCGAATGCCATTTTGAGACCCCGTACGTAGTGAGGCTCCACAACTTCCACCAGCTTGCTGAGCCCAAACCCTGCTTTACCTTCGTACACCCGACCACAG atatgAACAACAACAGATACCAGTGTCTGCGTTTCAGTGTGACCTGTAACTCTGTGCTTCATGGTTTTGCTGGATATTTCGAGACCACGCTGTACAAAGACGTAATGCTTa GTATTAGACCAGAGACCCATTCGCCAGGAATGTTCTCCTGGTTTCCAATCCTCTTTCCTCTCAAA CAACCCATTCCCCTATCTGGTGGTGATGATGTGAGCGTGAAGTTCTGGAGGTGTAACAACGGAAAGAAGGTGTGGTACGAGTGGGCCGTCACTGAGCCCGTCTGCTCGGCCATTCACAACCCCGCGGGACGGTCTTACACTATTGGCTTGTAG